In Rhodococcus sp. OK302, one genomic interval encodes:
- a CDS encoding DUF4132 domain-containing protein, producing the protein MPYVVDGKGKASKSLPRPGANDDPVLAEAARAQFTAFKREIKSVATDQIRRLNRAMVTGRRWSGDEFSQYLLGHPLVIHLVRRLLWASFGENGAPTTVFRVAEDNTFADVEGQGIQLPDGVIGLVHPAHIPDSIGAWSQVFRDYKILQPFSQLGRLVYNAMPDDLDGRGLARFTGVTATPSQALRLTYRGWEPGWENPASWGQGLLYQLSDSVSVLLGLEPGMGTGSPYDGYPDQTLASVDVRGGTLAEVDRATVSELLADLTDFAS; encoded by the coding sequence GTGCCGTATGTCGTCGATGGGAAAGGCAAGGCGTCGAAAAGCCTGCCGAGGCCTGGTGCGAATGACGATCCGGTCCTGGCCGAGGCTGCCCGCGCACAGTTCACAGCTTTCAAGCGTGAGATCAAGTCGGTCGCTACCGACCAGATTAGGCGGCTCAATCGTGCGATGGTTACCGGGCGTCGCTGGAGTGGTGACGAATTCTCGCAGTATCTGCTGGGCCATCCGTTGGTGATTCATCTAGTCAGACGATTGCTGTGGGCGTCGTTCGGTGAGAACGGTGCGCCCACGACGGTGTTCCGGGTTGCCGAGGACAACACGTTCGCCGATGTAGAAGGTCAAGGCATTCAATTGCCGGACGGCGTGATCGGTCTCGTGCATCCAGCGCACATCCCCGACTCGATCGGTGCATGGTCGCAAGTGTTCCGTGACTACAAGATTCTGCAACCGTTCTCACAGTTGGGACGCCTGGTCTACAACGCGATGCCCGACGATCTGGACGGGCGTGGGCTTGCCCGCTTCACCGGCGTAACGGCGACGCCGAGTCAGGCACTGCGGTTGACGTATCGCGGTTGGGAACCGGGGTGGGAGAACCCGGCGTCGTGGGGCCAGGGATTGCTGTACCAGCTCAGTGATTCGGTCTCCGTATTGCTGGGGCTCGAACCAGGTATGGGTACGGGTAGCCCGTACGACGGCTACCCGGATCAGACATTGGCATCTGTGGACGTGCGCGGTGGCACGTTGGCCGAGGTAGATCGTGCGACAGTTTCGGAATTGCTCGCCGATCTCACGGATTTCGCGTCGTGA
- a CDS encoding gas vesicle protein K, whose product MTEPEPESDAPTDVGRRVLPQRIDADPESVEKGLVALVLTIVELLRQLMERQALRRVEHGDLSDEQIERIGTTLMLLEERMAELRDHFDLTPEDLNIDLGPLGPLLANE is encoded by the coding sequence ATGACTGAGCCCGAGCCCGAGTCGGATGCGCCGACCGACGTCGGTCGCCGGGTTCTGCCTCAACGGATCGATGCCGACCCAGAGTCCGTCGAGAAGGGCCTGGTCGCACTGGTCCTCACCATCGTCGAGCTCCTACGCCAGTTGATGGAGCGGCAGGCGCTACGCCGAGTCGAGCACGGGGACCTCAGCGACGAGCAGATCGAACGCATCGGCACGACACTTATGCTGCTCGAGGAGCGAATGGCGGAACTGCGTGATCATTTCGATCTCACACCTGAGGACCTGAACATCGACCTCGGACCGCTGGGGCCGCTGCTGGCGAACGAATAG
- a CDS encoding PqqD family protein, giving the protein MTELLVDTRPQRSSSVESNDLTDGVVLYDSSVEIAHHLNPVATLVWELCDGRIVSDIVDAVAEVLEIPVIEAESIVNETLGQFITSRLLV; this is encoded by the coding sequence GTGACTGAGTTGCTTGTAGATACGAGACCACAACGCTCATCCAGCGTGGAGAGCAACGACCTCACCGACGGTGTTGTGTTGTACGACAGTTCCGTCGAGATTGCGCATCATCTCAACCCTGTCGCGACGTTGGTGTGGGAGTTGTGTGACGGGCGGATTGTCAGCGACATCGTCGATGCGGTTGCCGAGGTCTTGGAGATCCCCGTGATCGAAGCAGAGTCGATCGTCAACGAAACGCTCGGACAATTCATCACCTCCCGTTTGTTGGTGTGA
- a CDS encoding CsbD family protein encodes MSMGKKIHHKVETAEGAAKKAFGKATGNAHLEAEGSKEQAKGNAKQMGDKVKDAGKKIKNAFKH; translated from the coding sequence ATGAGCATGGGAAAGAAGATCCATCACAAGGTCGAAACCGCGGAAGGCGCCGCCAAGAAGGCTTTCGGCAAGGCCACCGGGAACGCCCACCTCGAAGCAGAGGGAAGCAAGGAACAGGCCAAGGGCAACGCCAAACAAATGGGGGACAAGGTCAAGGACGCTGGAAAGAAGATCAAGAACGCTTTCAAACATTGA
- a CDS encoding nucleotidyltransferase family protein, producing the protein MRDTRYLIAMLDPAAGPDLIRSCSAGDWPRVIDTAARHKVLPLLAAAAVDAGFASTLPPSFAKMLAESTAPASSPELTLSLVHHRNALRIADLESQRVEIQEMLRGKGFPTVALKGAALLEWKVWPNPAARRMTDIDLLVIDPTHAVSANDAIIEFGYRMVQPDEVDGESIDHDDHQEPALLRDDRHGSVEIHSHLLPRFARHALTRERAVQGIPATFDPPTLAISDAALHIIAHARLADRALIRADPALNSVIDVGYLLAFEPALAAQLARLPLPRDVRRAVNVHLAAVESVFGRSDLGTTRSARLWWRWTLWLADRPRLHSLYRDAVMVPLFLDRDRLSIREGHDLHGLALARARLSHFTRRARTAFGDAGGAA; encoded by the coding sequence ATGCGTGACACGCGGTACTTGATTGCGATGCTCGATCCGGCCGCTGGGCCAGACCTGATCCGTTCGTGTTCCGCCGGGGACTGGCCCCGGGTCATCGACACCGCCGCCCGGCACAAGGTGCTACCACTTCTGGCTGCCGCAGCTGTCGACGCCGGATTCGCGTCGACGTTGCCGCCAAGTTTCGCGAAGATGCTCGCAGAATCCACGGCCCCCGCGTCGAGTCCTGAATTGACTTTGAGTTTGGTCCATCACCGCAATGCGCTCCGTATCGCGGACTTGGAATCCCAGCGAGTCGAGATTCAGGAGATGCTGCGAGGCAAGGGATTTCCGACCGTCGCGCTCAAAGGCGCGGCGCTTCTCGAATGGAAGGTCTGGCCCAATCCCGCAGCGAGGCGGATGACCGACATCGATCTCCTGGTCATCGACCCTACTCACGCTGTCTCCGCAAACGACGCCATTATCGAATTCGGATATCGGATGGTGCAACCGGACGAGGTTGACGGCGAATCCATCGATCATGACGATCACCAGGAACCGGCATTGCTCCGCGACGACCGTCACGGGTCCGTCGAGATCCACTCACATCTGCTGCCACGCTTTGCTCGTCATGCACTGACACGAGAGCGTGCAGTCCAGGGCATTCCCGCCACATTCGACCCGCCCACGTTGGCAATCAGCGATGCTGCGCTGCACATCATCGCGCACGCACGGCTTGCGGATCGCGCACTGATTCGCGCAGACCCTGCCCTGAACAGCGTCATCGACGTCGGATACCTCCTTGCTTTCGAACCGGCGCTCGCCGCCCAATTGGCGAGGCTCCCATTGCCACGTGATGTCCGCCGAGCAGTGAACGTGCACCTGGCAGCGGTGGAATCAGTGTTCGGGCGCAGTGACCTCGGTACTACCCGTTCTGCGCGGCTGTGGTGGCGATGGACATTGTGGTTGGCGGATCGTCCGCGTCTGCATTCGCTCTACCGCGACGCGGTGATGGTGCCGCTGTTCCTCGATCGGGACAGACTCTCCATCAGAGAAGGCCACGACCTGCACGGACTCGCGTTGGCTCGGGCTCGTCTGTCACATTTCACCAGGCGAGCGCGCACTGCATTCGGAGATGCCGGGGGAGCAGCGTGA
- a CDS encoding NAD(P)/FAD-dependent oxidoreductase produces the protein MSIQSVESHRHRVVVIGSGFGGLFGTQALKKADADITMIARTTHHLFQPLLYQVATGILSVGDIAPATRLVLRKQKNAQVLLGEVETIDLENRTVTSRLLERVTVTPFDSLIVAAGAGQSYFGNDHFAEFAPGMKTIDDALELRGRILGAFEQAELSDDPAERARLLTFVVVGAGPTGVELAGQIAELSRRTLDGAFRKIDPREARVVLLDGASAVLPVYGGKLSRKAAETLEGLGVEIQLDAMVTDVDNDGLIIKEKDGTLRRIESQCKVWSAGVQASPLGKQLAEQSGGETDRAGRVMVNPDLSLPGHPNVFVVGDMMSLDKLPGLAQVAMQGGKYAAKQIKAEIDGQAPTARVPFKYFDKGSMATISRFSAVAKVGKLEISGFIGWVAWLAIHLLYLVGFRSRASTILSWVVTFFGRGRAQMASTEQQVFARNAMGELEKHQQKQSEVKAGKSADKQDKAAG, from the coding sequence ATGAGCATCCAGTCGGTTGAATCGCACCGCCACAGAGTTGTGGTGATTGGTTCCGGCTTCGGTGGACTGTTCGGCACTCAGGCTCTCAAGAAAGCCGATGCCGACATCACGATGATCGCGCGTACCACCCATCATCTTTTCCAGCCGCTCCTCTATCAGGTAGCTACCGGAATTCTCTCGGTGGGCGATATCGCTCCCGCTACCAGGCTCGTCCTGCGCAAGCAGAAGAATGCCCAGGTTCTGCTCGGTGAAGTCGAGACAATCGACCTCGAAAACCGAACTGTCACATCACGGCTCTTGGAGCGCGTCACCGTCACTCCCTTCGACAGTTTGATCGTTGCCGCGGGTGCTGGTCAGTCGTACTTCGGCAACGACCATTTTGCGGAGTTCGCCCCCGGAATGAAGACGATCGACGACGCTCTCGAGCTTCGCGGTCGTATTCTCGGTGCTTTCGAGCAGGCTGAACTGTCCGACGATCCGGCCGAGCGAGCCAGGTTACTGACATTCGTTGTTGTCGGCGCGGGCCCGACGGGTGTGGAGTTGGCCGGTCAGATCGCGGAGTTGTCGCGGCGCACTCTCGACGGTGCGTTCCGCAAGATCGATCCCCGTGAGGCTCGCGTTGTCTTGCTTGATGGTGCGTCGGCGGTTCTTCCGGTCTACGGCGGCAAGTTGAGCCGTAAAGCAGCGGAAACGCTCGAGGGCCTCGGTGTGGAGATCCAGTTGGATGCCATGGTCACCGATGTCGACAACGACGGGCTGATTATCAAGGAGAAGGACGGCACGCTGCGCCGCATCGAGTCGCAGTGCAAGGTGTGGTCGGCTGGTGTTCAGGCCAGCCCACTCGGAAAGCAGTTAGCGGAGCAGAGTGGCGGCGAGACGGACCGCGCCGGCCGTGTGATGGTCAATCCGGACCTGTCGTTGCCCGGTCATCCCAACGTGTTTGTTGTCGGCGACATGATGTCGTTGGACAAGTTGCCGGGTTTGGCGCAGGTCGCGATGCAGGGCGGCAAATATGCGGCCAAGCAGATCAAAGCCGAAATTGACGGCCAGGCCCCGACGGCGCGCGTGCCGTTCAAGTACTTCGACAAGGGAAGTATGGCCACCATTTCGCGTTTCAGTGCGGTGGCCAAGGTCGGCAAGCTCGAGATCAGTGGTTTCATCGGCTGGGTTGCATGGCTTGCCATTCACCTGCTGTACCTGGTCGGGTTCCGCTCGCGCGCATCCACGATTCTGTCGTGGGTCGTGACGTTCTTCGGCCGCGGCCGCGCTCAGATGGCGTCCACCGAGCAGCAGGTATTTGCTCGAAATGCCATGGGCGAGTTGGAGAAACATCAACAGAAACAGTCAGAAGTCAAGGCGGGCAAATCTGCTGACAAGCAGGACAAGGCAGCCGGCTGA
- the msrA gene encoding peptide-methionine (S)-S-oxide reductase MsrA encodes MTDTRKAILAGGCFWGMEDLIRQQSGVIATRVGYTGGQNDRPTYRNHPGHAEAVEIVYNAAQTDYRALLELFFQIHDPTTLNYQGRDFGSSYRSAIFYLDDDQKGVALGTIVDVEDSRLWPGKVVTELTPAGTFWEAETEHQDYLQHYPDGYTCHFPRPHWKLDA; translated from the coding sequence ATGACTGACACCCGTAAGGCGATACTGGCAGGCGGATGTTTCTGGGGTATGGAGGACCTGATCCGCCAGCAGTCGGGAGTGATCGCGACGCGAGTTGGCTATACCGGTGGGCAAAATGATCGGCCGACCTATCGCAACCATCCAGGTCACGCGGAGGCCGTCGAGATCGTCTACAACGCTGCGCAAACGGACTACCGGGCGCTGTTGGAGTTGTTCTTCCAGATTCACGATCCGACGACACTGAACTACCAGGGCCGCGACTTCGGATCCAGTTATAGGTCTGCGATCTTCTATCTCGACGACGATCAGAAGGGGGTCGCGCTGGGCACCATCGTCGATGTCGAGGACTCACGTCTGTGGCCCGGCAAGGTAGTCACCGAGTTGACCCCCGCCGGGACCTTCTGGGAGGCGGAGACCGAGCATCAGGACTATCTGCAGCATTACCCGGATGGCTATACCTGCCACTTCCCGCGGCCTCACTGGAAGTTGGACGCGTAG
- a CDS encoding PaaI family thioesterase, whose translation MADTADIAELKNLLGTGFDATIGLEYTEVTPDRVRAQWTVKPTLHQPAGIQHGGVYCSVVESLASIGGTVWLGERGHVVGVNNNTDFLRATREGTLTAEANPIHRGRTSQLWEVRISDESGRLVSKGQVRLANITDTAAIGN comes from the coding sequence ATGGCCGACACAGCTGACATTGCCGAATTGAAGAACTTGTTGGGAACAGGCTTCGACGCCACCATCGGCTTGGAATACACCGAAGTGACACCGGACCGTGTCCGCGCACAGTGGACCGTCAAGCCCACGTTGCACCAGCCCGCCGGGATTCAGCACGGCGGCGTGTATTGCTCCGTTGTGGAGTCACTGGCCAGCATCGGCGGCACAGTGTGGCTGGGGGAGCGCGGGCATGTTGTCGGCGTTAACAACAACACCGATTTCCTGCGGGCAACCCGCGAAGGCACGCTGACCGCTGAGGCCAACCCGATTCACCGAGGGCGCACATCGCAGCTCTGGGAAGTTCGTATATCCGACGAGAGCGGCCGGTTGGTCTCCAAGGGCCAAGTTCGCCTCGCGAACATCACCGATACCGCAGCCATCGGAAACTGA
- the galE gene encoding UDP-glucose 4-epimerase GalE produces the protein MKVLITGGGGFIGSTIASRCTDAGIDVVILDNLVTGRIEFAQRFPFYRGDIADEALLDTIFVDHPDIEATVHCAALIVVGDSVTSPVTYYDNNVVKALTLISSLLRNGCLRLLFSSSAAVYAAADGGCVDERSAMAPQSPYARSKAHFESMLADIVAATDLAAVSLRYFNPIGADPDLRSGLQSEHPTHALGNLFESYSTGTPFAVAGTDWPTRDGSGVRDYVHVWDLADAHIRALERFDRITADSTSTTVVNLGSGRGTTVWELVRAFEEVLGHDVAVRTSSRRPGDTAGAYASKTLAAQVLGWVPSRTLEAGIEDTARWLAVRESRLSWSTFHDAKSVRSASNSETVARSTSANVPPRTSTDANV, from the coding sequence GTGAAGGTACTCATCACCGGCGGAGGTGGATTCATCGGAAGCACCATTGCGTCGAGATGCACTGACGCCGGGATCGATGTCGTGATCCTCGACAACCTGGTGACAGGCCGAATCGAATTCGCACAGCGTTTCCCGTTCTACCGGGGAGACATCGCGGACGAGGCACTTCTCGACACCATCTTTGTTGACCATCCCGACATCGAGGCAACCGTTCACTGCGCAGCGCTGATCGTCGTCGGCGACTCCGTGACCAGTCCGGTGACGTACTACGACAACAACGTCGTCAAGGCGCTCACTCTGATCTCGAGTTTGCTCCGTAACGGGTGCCTACGCCTCCTGTTCAGTTCCTCCGCCGCGGTGTATGCGGCCGCGGACGGGGGATGTGTCGACGAACGCTCCGCTATGGCGCCCCAGAGTCCCTACGCGCGAAGCAAGGCGCACTTCGAATCGATGCTCGCGGACATCGTCGCAGCGACCGACCTGGCTGCCGTTTCACTTCGCTACTTCAACCCGATCGGGGCAGATCCCGACCTGCGCAGCGGATTACAATCAGAGCATCCGACGCATGCTCTGGGGAATCTCTTCGAATCTTATTCGACCGGAACACCTTTCGCCGTAGCTGGAACCGACTGGCCGACGCGAGACGGCTCCGGAGTACGTGATTACGTCCATGTCTGGGACCTTGCCGACGCGCATATCCGCGCATTGGAACGGTTCGATCGGATTACAGCCGACTCGACCAGCACCACCGTCGTCAATCTCGGAAGCGGTCGGGGGACCACGGTGTGGGAACTGGTCAGAGCCTTCGAGGAGGTGCTCGGACACGACGTCGCGGTAAGGACGTCATCGAGGCGACCGGGAGATACTGCCGGCGCCTATGCGTCGAAAACCCTCGCAGCCCAGGTACTCGGATGGGTGCCGTCGCGCACCCTCGAAGCGGGGATCGAGGACACCGCGCGCTGGTTGGCTGTGCGTGAGAGTCGATTGAGTTGGAGCACTTTTCACGACGCGAAATCCGTGAGATCGGCGAGCAATTCCGAAACTGTCGCACGATCTACCTCGGCCAACGTGCCACCGCGCACGTCCACAGATGCCAATGTCTGA
- a CDS encoding glycosyltransferase, giving the protein MSEFDVALHRALKKLQSAGAVEVKETPPHGESVDLTIAIATYDDFDGAYFTIHSILTHHREVLDRVEFVLLDNFPEGLPAPMLESFAKYVPRFRYIPFTDVRSTAVRDILFRKATGKYVLVLDSHVILAPGSLASLLAHFDADPDTDDLIQGPMLSQDSSHIAATHMEPRWKRGMFGAWGVDPRAKENPEVPFEIDMQGLGSFACRREAWPGLNEHFTGFGGEEGYIHEKFRINGGKVICLPRFRWLHRFERPLGVPYRINWPDRIHNYLLGWQEIGWDVESVHRQFSIHLGGSYPNIRREAELRVQRPELIFGGVLALSDDRRIAPWRSCLGEAESIGLAIHRALPADETPDPWRIASAFVSGVDKAILLGWKSVVFLREDQVIDGALAYKLRNIDGELIDSVDAAVIHSVLDDFSDSVLVVRASAYQGLRDQLSGMIADAGASVFDLPTWLLLQGATDVVLRQPLTSARVASEIGESTATPISTLGVAVVNLDIDIDRWNSSWQTFNQLLNVTEVVRLSASEDRANPEVGFAASWRRAIALAAEKEWGSVLVTADDVDLLDASSSILESARTELEHSSWDVVQLGHDAKSRSGSLLDGSSLMRAASENRGVHAVLVHSRAFERILDSIPDPNSDVEGFTTWAGRYRTIGDFLVDGNVAGTLTCCSLSPGIATNRDLLRAGAVESDYSQRFTLGH; this is encoded by the coding sequence ATGAGTGAGTTCGATGTCGCACTGCACCGCGCTCTGAAGAAGCTTCAGAGCGCGGGTGCAGTGGAGGTCAAGGAGACACCGCCCCATGGCGAGTCTGTGGATCTGACGATTGCGATTGCGACGTATGACGATTTCGACGGTGCGTATTTCACGATTCATTCGATATTGACTCACCATCGTGAAGTTCTCGATCGAGTCGAGTTCGTACTGTTGGACAATTTTCCCGAGGGACTGCCGGCGCCGATGCTGGAGTCGTTCGCGAAGTACGTTCCGCGGTTCCGTTATATTCCGTTCACGGATGTTCGGTCCACGGCAGTCCGAGATATATTGTTCCGCAAGGCAACTGGAAAATATGTACTCGTTCTCGACTCTCATGTGATTTTGGCTCCCGGATCGCTGGCGTCGTTGTTGGCCCATTTCGATGCAGATCCCGACACCGACGATCTGATTCAAGGTCCGATGCTGTCGCAGGATTCTTCACACATTGCGGCTACCCACATGGAACCTCGGTGGAAGCGAGGCATGTTCGGTGCCTGGGGTGTAGACCCACGGGCCAAGGAAAACCCCGAGGTCCCGTTCGAGATCGACATGCAAGGGTTGGGTTCGTTTGCATGCCGTCGTGAGGCCTGGCCGGGGTTGAACGAACACTTCACGGGCTTCGGCGGTGAAGAGGGATACATTCACGAGAAGTTCCGCATCAATGGCGGAAAAGTGATCTGCCTGCCGAGGTTCCGCTGGTTGCATCGATTCGAACGGCCGTTGGGCGTCCCGTACCGCATCAATTGGCCGGATCGGATTCACAACTACCTGCTGGGCTGGCAAGAGATCGGTTGGGACGTCGAATCTGTTCACCGCCAATTTTCGATACACCTGGGTGGGTCCTATCCGAACATTCGTCGGGAGGCCGAACTCCGTGTGCAGCGGCCTGAACTGATATTCGGTGGAGTACTGGCGCTCAGTGATGATCGCCGGATTGCGCCGTGGCGGTCCTGTCTGGGAGAAGCCGAGTCGATTGGGTTGGCAATTCACCGTGCCCTGCCTGCCGACGAAACACCGGATCCGTGGCGAATTGCCAGTGCGTTTGTCTCCGGCGTCGACAAAGCGATTCTGTTGGGTTGGAAATCGGTGGTCTTTTTACGGGAAGATCAGGTGATTGACGGCGCACTTGCGTACAAACTCCGCAACATCGATGGCGAACTCATCGACAGCGTTGACGCTGCGGTCATCCACTCGGTCCTCGACGACTTTTCCGATTCCGTGTTGGTCGTGCGCGCGAGCGCATATCAGGGCCTGCGGGATCAACTGTCCGGCATGATCGCCGACGCCGGTGCGTCAGTATTCGATTTGCCGACGTGGTTGCTCTTGCAGGGCGCAACGGACGTTGTGCTGAGGCAACCTTTGACATCAGCGCGAGTTGCATCTGAGATCGGCGAGTCGACAGCAACTCCGATCTCGACACTGGGCGTTGCCGTCGTCAACCTCGATATCGATATCGACAGATGGAATTCGTCGTGGCAGACATTCAATCAACTTCTGAATGTTACTGAGGTAGTGCGGCTTTCGGCGTCCGAAGACCGTGCCAACCCGGAGGTTGGATTCGCAGCCTCCTGGCGCCGTGCAATTGCCCTGGCTGCGGAGAAGGAGTGGGGTTCGGTTCTCGTCACCGCCGACGACGTCGACCTACTCGATGCGTCCAGTTCGATCCTGGAATCGGCGCGTACTGAACTCGAACACAGTTCGTGGGATGTGGTGCAGTTGGGGCACGATGCAAAATCTCGCAGTGGCTCATTGCTCGACGGTTCTTCACTGATGCGTGCAGCTTCCGAAAACCGTGGAGTTCACGCCGTTCTGGTCCATTCGCGTGCGTTCGAGCGGATTCTCGACTCCATTCCCGACCCGAATTCGGATGTGGAGGGATTTACGACGTGGGCGGGGCGTTACCGCACCATCGGCGATTTCTTGGTTGACGGCAACGTCGCCGGTACGTTGACGTGCTGCTCGCTCTCACCGGGAATCGCCACCAACCGTGACTTGCTCCGCGCCGGCGCGGTCGAGTCCGACTATTCGCAACGATTCACACTCGGCCATTGA
- a CDS encoding gas vesicle protein — MSEMVPSDDTRRIALVDLLDRVLGGGVVITGEITLSLADVDMVRISLRTLIASVSALVPDPAGQEPSDD; from the coding sequence ATGAGCGAGATGGTTCCTTCGGACGACACGCGCCGCATCGCTCTCGTCGACCTGCTCGATCGAGTGCTCGGTGGTGGTGTTGTCATCACCGGCGAGATCACTCTGTCGCTCGCCGACGTCGACATGGTCCGAATCTCGTTGCGCACGCTCATCGCATCGGTCAGCGCACTCGTCCCAGACCCGGCCGGTCAGGAGCCTAGCGATGACTGA
- a CDS encoding FecCD family ABC transporter permease, whose translation MTDTPRSERPPGPSETYGRRIVPRGPAPVRLRVLAAAFDAGIFALPLMIGWYVVSSLRDANGGGEADRAVFGGTAIAIALGLAIWNLGFREGNTGRTSGKGWVGLTTRDASTKQPIGPRRALLRPFNRAGIEVVRESTARDEGFEELERDTSAGAMRRRRLTGLAVLAILLLLVMLASIAVGARPLTFAEIFHAIFSSEGSQTDIIVRTLRAPRTALGLAVGIALGIAGALIQGHTRNPLADAGLLGLNAGAAFFVVLAIYFFGFTAPSQYMWFAFAGSFAASVVVFGLSSIGSGGSSPLSLALAGAAVAFFLQAMTDAVIILDQTSLDAYRFWVVGSVSGRGFDVLWQVLPFLILGLVIALASTPGLNVLSLGDDVARALGTNIAFSRTLGIVAITLLTGAATAACGPIAFIGLVVPHVARAITGPDYRWLVPYAGLLGAIMLITADVVGRVVVRPGELQVGIILAIFGAPFFIALVRRRKLASL comes from the coding sequence ATGACCGACACGCCCCGGAGCGAACGACCTCCCGGGCCCAGTGAGACCTACGGACGACGTATCGTCCCGCGCGGACCCGCCCCTGTTCGCCTGCGTGTACTCGCCGCCGCATTCGACGCCGGAATCTTCGCGTTACCCCTGATGATCGGCTGGTACGTCGTCTCGTCACTGCGCGACGCGAACGGCGGCGGTGAAGCCGACCGAGCAGTATTCGGTGGCACAGCCATCGCCATCGCGCTCGGGCTGGCGATCTGGAATCTCGGATTCCGCGAAGGCAACACCGGCCGGACGTCAGGCAAAGGCTGGGTCGGTCTGACCACCCGTGACGCGTCGACGAAGCAGCCGATCGGACCTCGACGCGCGCTCCTACGCCCGTTCAATCGAGCCGGAATCGAAGTTGTTCGCGAAAGCACTGCGCGCGACGAAGGATTCGAAGAACTCGAGCGGGACACCAGCGCCGGCGCCATGCGGCGACGCAGACTTACCGGGCTCGCAGTACTGGCGATCCTGTTACTCCTCGTGATGCTCGCCAGTATCGCGGTCGGGGCGCGACCGTTGACGTTCGCCGAGATCTTTCACGCGATCTTCAGTTCGGAAGGCTCACAGACCGACATCATCGTCCGCACATTGCGTGCCCCCCGAACAGCCCTGGGATTGGCTGTCGGCATTGCACTCGGCATTGCCGGTGCGCTCATTCAAGGTCATACGCGCAACCCCCTCGCCGATGCCGGCCTACTCGGATTGAACGCCGGCGCCGCGTTCTTCGTCGTCCTGGCTATCTACTTCTTCGGCTTCACGGCTCCGAGTCAGTACATGTGGTTCGCGTTTGCCGGTTCATTTGCCGCGAGCGTCGTCGTATTCGGGTTGTCCTCGATCGGTAGCGGCGGTTCCAGTCCGCTGAGCCTGGCACTCGCCGGCGCGGCGGTCGCGTTCTTCTTGCAGGCGATGACCGATGCCGTCATCATTCTCGATCAGACCAGCTTGGACGCCTACCGCTTCTGGGTGGTCGGTTCGGTATCCGGTCGAGGATTCGACGTGCTGTGGCAAGTCCTTCCCTTCCTGATACTCGGCTTGGTGATCGCACTCGCGAGCACGCCGGGCCTGAACGTTCTGAGCCTCGGCGACGACGTTGCTCGGGCACTCGGAACCAACATCGCATTCAGTCGGACACTCGGCATCGTCGCGATCACCCTGCTCACGGGTGCTGCCACCGCAGCGTGCGGTCCCATTGCCTTCATCGGCCTGGTCGTACCCCACGTCGCACGCGCCATCACCGGTCCCGATTACCGCTGGCTTGTGCCCTACGCGGGTTTGCTCGGCGCGATCATGTTGATCACCGCCGACGTCGTCGGACGGGTTGTCGTCCGTCCGGGTGAACTGCAGGTCGGAATCATTCTGGCCATCTTCGGTGCACCATTCTTCATTGCGCTCGTACGCCGCAGAAAGCTGGCCAGTCTGTGA